Proteins found in one Nostoc sp. NIES-3756 genomic segment:
- a CDS encoding KTSC domain-containing protein: MKLSKIDLSNLVAISHSDGYLQLLLDKGHEFEFLEIPAPIQAYEGLQELNEIVAEANALPYQEEAIAMLPVNSSMATAVGYDSEEQVLQVEFYNGAVYQYSGIEAETWEDLQAADSIGEFFNQEIKGKYECERLDDICDFNQCNY, from the coding sequence ATGAAGCTATCCAAGATAGACTTAAGCAATTTAGTAGCTATCTCTCACTCTGATGGATATTTGCAATTGTTGCTCGATAAAGGTCATGAATTTGAGTTTTTAGAAATTCCTGCACCAATACAAGCCTATGAAGGCTTGCAAGAACTGAACGAAATTGTAGCTGAGGCTAATGCACTTCCTTATCAAGAAGAAGCAATTGCAATGTTACCTGTAAACTCATCAATGGCGACTGCTGTTGGTTACGATAGCGAGGAACAAGTATTACAGGTGGAATTTTACAATGGTGCAGTTTATCAATATTCAGGTATAGAAGCAGAGACTTGGGAAGATTTACAAGCAGCAGACTCTATTGGTGAGTTTTTTAATCAAGAGATTAAAGGTAAGTATGAGTGTGAGCGTTTAGATGATATATGTGATTTTAATCAATGTAATTATTAA
- a CDS encoding tetratricopeptide repeat protein: MTSKNQFVVSLILKGALVFSPLLLSADISRGQTTPSTLQQQIVAQALTNQEREELTKFRAEKKERAQIQADFEQAFSRTTILLNIWLVILSLFPVAIIALFWLLRRVAIREIVNRAMSQFEGVEKLENQLVIVKQDAENLIQDAKSINRILEKATEDLQNKIKIEQENLSSATSELLQAKTDNLAQITAEIANFQNKIETLVLEFANKLSQSELDTQKQRDITLDNIAQIESLLSSQLVELQKKAEEHQKSVLGDIDNTRVDFNHNLLNLQSETQQHRNNIIDNLNRLQSELQEDLQQQKYIQIRNIQEVTDSFNSQISELQLATQNQKDNLGNNFNQLQSDVQFEKERVLQSLEELRKIFQGQVSELQVQTQRELTQFQSEFVSYLSELKINAENSKTQVITDLEKSGSEFIAQFSELQSNAQQQKFVILEKLEKLEAEFVTQLSEIQLDAQQRKDSILQELAANQPTVVTEIEPIQEPQTEELANTNEQPEVKFDECVEQGDSLFSQKRYEEAIAYYEQAVKIQADDAVAWFKRGLTLARLKRFKDAIKSYNQALKIQPDYYQAWCDLGVAFGNICRHQEALAAFDKATQIKPDDGVAWLNRGLALIELDEYEDAIASFDQALKSQPNSPKIWDKRGYCLVRLGLDDEAIIAFDKALEVKPGYASAYYNKAACYALQKEVNLALANLQQAIIINPRYKEDAANDIDFDEIVDHEGFKQLIT; this comes from the coding sequence ATGACGAGCAAGAATCAATTTGTTGTATCCCTGATTTTGAAAGGCGCTTTAGTCTTTTCGCCGTTGCTGCTGAGTGCTGATATTAGCCGTGGACAAACTACACCATCCACTCTGCAACAACAAATCGTTGCTCAAGCACTCACAAATCAGGAACGAGAAGAATTAACCAAGTTCCGTGCTGAGAAAAAAGAACGCGCACAAATTCAAGCTGATTTTGAGCAAGCCTTCAGCCGTACAACCATCCTTCTCAATATCTGGTTAGTTATCCTGAGCTTATTCCCCGTCGCCATCATCGCTTTATTTTGGTTGTTGCGGCGAGTCGCCATTCGAGAAATTGTGAATCGAGCAATGTCTCAATTTGAGGGAGTAGAAAAATTAGAAAATCAGTTAGTCATAGTTAAACAAGATGCCGAGAATCTCATCCAAGATGCTAAAAGTATTAATAGGATTTTAGAAAAAGCCACTGAAGATTTACAGAATAAAATTAAAATTGAACAAGAAAATTTATCTTCTGCTACATCTGAATTGCTACAAGCAAAAACAGATAACTTAGCACAAATCACAGCAGAAATTGCTAACTTCCAAAACAAGATAGAAACTTTAGTTTTGGAATTTGCCAACAAGCTTTCTCAATCTGAGTTAGACACACAAAAGCAAAGAGATATAACCCTAGATAATATAGCTCAGATAGAATCACTCCTTAGTAGCCAACTTGTCGAACTACAAAAGAAAGCTGAAGAACATCAAAAGTCAGTTTTAGGAGATATAGATAATACTAGAGTTGATTTTAATCATAATTTATTAAATTTACAATCTGAAACTCAACAACATAGAAATAACATTATTGATAACTTAAATCGCTTGCAATCAGAATTACAGGAAGATTTACAACAACAAAAATATATTCAGATAAGAAATATTCAAGAAGTTACAGATAGTTTTAATTCTCAAATTTCCGAACTGCAATTAGCAACTCAAAATCAAAAAGACAACCTGGGCAATAATTTCAATCAATTGCAGTCAGATGTGCAGTTTGAGAAAGAGAGAGTATTACAAAGCTTAGAAGAATTGAGAAAAATATTCCAGGGTCAAGTGTCTGAATTACAAGTACAAACTCAGCGAGAATTAACACAGTTTCAATCAGAGTTTGTATCATATTTATCTGAACTGAAAATAAATGCTGAAAATAGCAAAACCCAAGTAATTACAGATTTAGAAAAATCTGGTTCAGAGTTTATTGCCCAATTTTCTGAATTACAATCCAATGCTCAACAACAAAAATTTGTGATTCTAGAAAAGTTAGAAAAACTAGAAGCAGAATTTGTCACTCAACTTTCAGAAATCCAATTAGATGCTCAACAACGTAAGGATTCAATTCTACAAGAGTTGGCAGCAAATCAACCTACTGTAGTTACAGAAATAGAACCAATACAAGAACCTCAGACGGAAGAATTAGCTAATACAAATGAACAGCCAGAAGTAAAATTTGATGAGTGTGTTGAACAGGGAGATAGTCTGTTTTCTCAAAAGCGTTACGAAGAAGCGATCGCCTACTACGAACAAGCTGTTAAAATCCAAGCTGATGACGCTGTAGCTTGGTTTAAGCGTGGTCTTACCCTGGCAAGGTTAAAGCGTTTCAAAGATGCGATAAAATCCTACAATCAAGCGCTTAAAATTCAACCTGACTATTATCAAGCTTGGTGTGATTTAGGTGTAGCCTTCGGAAATATCTGCCGTCATCAAGAAGCATTAGCCGCCTTTGATAAAGCTACACAAATTAAACCTGATGATGGCGTTGCTTGGCTAAATCGCGGTTTGGCTTTGATAGAATTGGACGAATACGAAGATGCGATCGCCTCTTTTGACCAAGCCTTAAAATCACAACCAAATTCACCTAAAATATGGGATAAACGTGGTTACTGCTTAGTTAGACTAGGGCTTGATGATGAAGCAATTATTGCTTTTGATAAGGCATTAGAAGTTAAACCAGGCTATGCCAGTGCTTATTATAATAAGGCAGCTTGTTATGCCCTGCAAAAAGAAGTTAACTTAGCTTTAGCCAATCTGCAACAAGCCATTATTATCAATCCTCGATATAAAGAAGATGCTGCAAATGATATAGATTTTGATGAGATTGTAGATCATGAAGGATTTAAACAATTAATTACATGA
- a CDS encoding response regulator, translating to MKASDLALSEKFDITNCDREPIHIPGLIQPHGVLIVLQAPELKIIQASENTNAVFGLSAESLIGKHLSYLILPEQVSNIQSFLTHEDQVFIQLLRINHQILDSNPEIAGLLESVLFLSVLHRCEDVLILELEPQVSKATNNYLESYQLLEKAINNIRNSTTLAELYQNITHELRQITQFDRVVIYKFEADNSGVIIAEDKQSHLDSYLGLHYPASDIPAQARRLYYQKWLRLIPDVNYQPVKLIPTNNPLTETPLDLSNSVLRSVSPLHIEYLQNMGVAATVCVSLINENRLWGLIACHHYTPKNVDYEVRKMCEFIGKFASIELLNKQERSLHSYRQQVKLIQEQLRQALSDESEYIGSVFKRNETNLLNLVQAQGAAILLAGQLTLLGVTPTPTDTQAIVNWLMSQNTQEIIYTDSLPQLYPKAEDFKDKACGLLAISIVLNHSSYHIIWFRAEQIHTVNWAGNPHKPVTIDLDNSLRLSPRKSFELWKETVKDKSLPWQHFDIEVAHEMKNNLMLAALEFSHTALKKAAEHAEIANRAKSQFLAKMSHELRTPLNAILGFTQLIARNQSLSHEDRENLDIISRSGEHLLGLINDVLEMSKIEAGQLTLNENYFDLHRLLYSIREMFALKAADKGLDLTIYLSPEVNQYVCGDENKLSQILINLIGNAIKFTVIGHVALKVSYPPDCATSSGKVIIEFEVEDTGPGIDAEDIELIFDAFVQAKSGRQFTQGTGLGLPISRQFARLMGGEVTVKSILNQGTTFTCRIQLTVAETVDVLPLAQITRRVIGLEPGQPHYRILIVEDIQENRQLMVKLLESVGFEVCAAENGLQAINICNEWQPHLIWMDIQMPIVDGYEATNQIRAMSQGKNIAIIALTANAFEEDRKAVLKVGFDDFVAKPFEETTLFDKMSDYLGVRYIYAESSPQKLSEPKKTSLQLTVADLQIMPADWIAQVHEAALVIDDVRLYELLNQIPQSEQQLANALKDLVDNFNLETIVNITHPR from the coding sequence ATGAAAGCTTCAGACCTGGCTTTGTCAGAAAAGTTTGATATTACTAATTGCGATCGCGAACCTATTCACATACCCGGATTGATACAACCTCATGGAGTTCTAATAGTTTTACAAGCGCCAGAGTTAAAAATTATCCAAGCTAGTGAAAATACAAATGCTGTTTTTGGTCTTTCAGCAGAATCTTTAATTGGTAAACATTTAAGCTACTTAATATTACCTGAACAAGTAAGTAATATTCAAAGCTTCCTCACACATGAAGACCAAGTATTTATCCAACTATTGAGAATAAATCATCAAATTCTTGATAGTAATCCTGAAATTGCTGGATTGCTTGAGTCTGTATTGTTCTTAAGTGTTCTCCATCGCTGTGAGGATGTTTTAATTTTGGAACTAGAGCCGCAAGTATCAAAAGCAACCAATAATTATTTAGAAAGTTATCAACTGTTAGAAAAAGCTATTAATAACATCCGTAATTCTACGACTTTAGCGGAACTATATCAAAATATTACTCATGAATTGAGACAAATCACGCAGTTTGACAGGGTAGTGATTTACAAGTTTGAAGCAGATAACAGTGGAGTCATCATAGCTGAAGATAAACAAAGTCATTTAGATAGCTATTTAGGACTACACTATCCAGCTTCTGATATTCCAGCACAAGCGCGAAGACTTTACTATCAAAAGTGGTTGCGACTCATACCAGATGTTAATTATCAACCTGTGAAATTAATTCCTACAAATAATCCCCTCACAGAGACACCACTTGATTTAAGCAATTCTGTATTGAGGAGCGTTTCACCCTTACATATAGAGTATTTGCAAAATATGGGTGTAGCGGCTACTGTTTGTGTTTCCTTGATTAATGAAAATAGGCTTTGGGGTTTGATAGCTTGTCACCATTATACGCCTAAAAATGTTGATTATGAAGTTCGCAAAATGTGCGAATTTATTGGCAAGTTTGCATCAATAGAATTACTTAATAAACAAGAGCGATCGCTCCATTCTTACCGTCAACAAGTCAAGTTAATTCAAGAACAGTTAAGACAAGCATTATCAGATGAATCTGAATACATTGGGAGTGTGTTTAAACGCAATGAAACTAACTTATTAAATTTGGTACAAGCACAAGGAGCAGCGATTTTATTAGCAGGACAACTAACCCTACTAGGAGTAACACCAACACCAACAGATACGCAAGCGATCGTTAATTGGCTGATGAGCCAAAATACTCAAGAAATTATTTATACAGATTCCTTACCTCAACTCTATCCTAAAGCCGAAGACTTTAAAGATAAAGCTTGTGGTTTATTAGCAATTTCAATTGTTCTCAATCACAGTTCTTATCACATTATCTGGTTTAGAGCAGAGCAAATTCATACTGTTAATTGGGCAGGTAATCCTCATAAACCAGTGACTATTGACCTAGATAATAGCCTGCGTTTATCTCCGCGTAAATCATTTGAATTGTGGAAAGAAACAGTTAAAGATAAATCATTACCGTGGCAACATTTTGATATTGAAGTTGCTCACGAAATGAAAAATAATCTAATGCTGGCTGCATTAGAGTTTTCTCATACAGCACTCAAAAAAGCCGCAGAACACGCAGAAATTGCTAACCGTGCCAAGAGCCAATTTCTAGCTAAGATGAGTCATGAATTACGCACACCACTTAATGCTATTTTAGGCTTTACCCAACTCATCGCCCGTAATCAATCTTTATCCCATGAAGACAGAGAAAATCTAGACATTATTAGTAGAAGTGGTGAACACCTATTAGGGTTAATTAATGATGTTTTAGAAATGTCTAAAATAGAAGCTGGACAATTAACTCTAAATGAAAATTATTTTGACCTACATCGACTGCTTTACTCAATTCGTGAGATGTTTGCCTTAAAAGCTGCGGATAAAGGGTTAGATTTAACTATTTATTTGAGTCCAGAAGTTAATCAATATGTTTGTGGAGATGAAAACAAACTCAGCCAAATATTAATTAACCTCATCGGTAATGCCATCAAATTTACAGTTATTGGTCATGTTGCACTCAAAGTTTCCTATCCGCCTGATTGTGCAACATCCTCAGGCAAAGTGATAATTGAATTTGAAGTTGAAGATACAGGCCCAGGAATTGACGCTGAAGATATAGAGTTAATTTTTGATGCTTTTGTACAAGCCAAAAGTGGACGACAATTTACACAGGGTACAGGTTTGGGTTTACCCATTAGCCGCCAGTTTGCCAGATTAATGGGAGGCGAGGTAACAGTCAAGAGTATTTTAAATCAAGGTACAACTTTTACTTGCCGCATCCAACTAACTGTAGCAGAAACAGTGGATGTGCTTCCTCTAGCACAAATTACTAGGAGAGTCATCGGTTTAGAGCCTGGACAACCCCATTATCGGATTCTCATTGTCGAGGATATTCAAGAAAATCGGCAACTGATGGTCAAACTTTTGGAGTCGGTAGGTTTTGAAGTTTGTGCTGCAGAAAACGGTCTGCAAGCTATTAATATCTGCAACGAATGGCAACCTCACCTAATTTGGATGGATATCCAAATGCCTATAGTTGATGGATATGAAGCAACTAATCAAATTAGAGCTATGTCCCAAGGAAAAAATATAGCGATTATTGCTTTAACAGCAAATGCTTTTGAGGAGGATAGAAAAGCTGTTTTAAAAGTAGGCTTTGATGATTTTGTCGCTAAACCTTTTGAAGAAACAACTCTCTTCGACAAAATGTCAGACTATCTTGGTGTGCGTTATATTTATGCCGAAAGTTCTCCCCAAAAATTATCTGAACCAAAAAAGACATCTCTACAGTTAACAGTAGCAGATTTGCAAATTATGCCTGCTGACTGGATTGCTCAAGTTCATGAGGCAGCTCTTGTGATTGATGATGTCAGACTCTATGAGTTGCTCAATCAAATTCCCCAAAGTGAACAACAACTTGCTAATGCTTTAAAAGATTTAGTTGATAACTTTAATTTAGAAACTATCGTTAATATTACTCATCCCCGATAA
- a CDS encoding response regulator, which produces MYIPQYFNESGPILLVDDTPDNLRLLSKILESKGFKVRKTVSGKMAIQAAQIEPPDLILLDINMPEINGYEVCRQLKSQERTAQIPIIFISALDQAIDKVKAFDIGGVDYITKPFQEAEVLARVTHQLIIHHQQQQLQTQNQKLQQEVRQRQQVEANLKKIQRVYEEKVVELTNQIQRSLELVDKMQLITTKLHDGLVEADIWQLVVQELAVSLELEGCFLTRCEPEFYNCTITHQYVNVQDSQACHLIESLVNSSKFYQQLAEDITQFCLWERQQTILIYSLFDTHGIFGNLWLLRKNAEMFSEWEIRLVKQVVYHCALALRQFRLHPGTSSIVGECVL; this is translated from the coding sequence ATGTATATACCTCAATATTTTAATGAATCAGGCCCCATTTTGCTTGTTGATGATACTCCCGATAATCTCCGCTTGTTATCAAAGATTTTGGAATCTAAAGGTTTTAAAGTAAGAAAAACTGTAAGCGGTAAGATGGCAATTCAAGCAGCACAAATAGAGCCTCCTGATTTAATTTTACTCGACATTAATATGCCAGAAATTAACGGCTATGAAGTTTGCCGACAGTTAAAATCCCAAGAAAGAACTGCCCAGATTCCAATTATTTTTATTAGTGCCTTAGACCAAGCTATAGATAAAGTAAAAGCTTTTGATATTGGTGGTGTAGATTACATTACTAAACCCTTTCAAGAGGCAGAAGTTTTAGCGAGAGTGACGCACCAATTAATTATTCATCACCAGCAACAACAACTGCAAACACAAAACCAAAAATTACAGCAAGAAGTTCGCCAACGCCAACAAGTAGAAGCAAACTTAAAAAAAATCCAACGAGTTTATGAGGAGAAAGTTGTAGAATTGACTAATCAAATACAGCGATCGCTAGAGTTAGTAGACAAAATGCAACTCATCACGACTAAGCTGCATGATGGCTTGGTAGAAGCTGATATTTGGCAATTGGTAGTGCAAGAGTTAGCGGTGAGCTTAGAGCTTGAGGGTTGTTTTTTAACTCGCTGCGAACCTGAATTTTACAACTGCACTATTACCCATCAATATGTGAATGTTCAAGATAGTCAAGCTTGTCATCTGATTGAATCTTTGGTAAACTCGTCCAAATTTTATCAACAATTAGCGGAAGATATTACTCAATTCTGCTTGTGGGAACGCCAACAGACAATTCTCATCTACTCACTTTTTGACACCCACGGTATTTTCGGTAACTTGTGGCTGTTGAGGAAAAATGCAGAAATGTTCTCAGAATGGGAAATTCGCTTAGTTAAACAGGTAGTTTATCACTGTGCATTAGCCTTGCGTCAATTCCGGCTTCATCCAGGTACATCAAGTATTGTTGGTGAATGTGTTTTATAA
- a CDS encoding 2-isopropylmalate synthase — translation MSMESTADRVIIFDTTLRDGEQSPGATLNVEEKLAIAHQLALLGVDVIEAGFAVASPGDFQAVKTIAEQVGTPDGPVICSLARAVRQDIQTAAEALKGAARSRIHTMISTSDIHLQYQLKKSRSEVLAIAEEMVAYAKSFIDDVEFSPMDASRTDPEFLYQVLEKAITAGATTINIPDTVGYCTPKEMGNLIAGIRQNVPNINQVILSIHTQNDLGLATANALAAIENGVRQVECTINGIGERAGNAALEEIVMALQVRKHYFNPYFGRAVNSDAPLTNIKTQEIYKTSSLVSQLTGMLIQPNKAIVGANAFAHESGIHQDGVIKHRQTYEIMEAASIGLPENKIVLGKHSGRNAFRTRLKELGFKLGDAELNKAFNRFKEVADKKKEMSDLDLEAIVRDETQIQVDSGFQIEHVQVICGDCTCPTATITIVTPDGKIITDASVGTGPVDAVYQAINRLVQIPNQLIEFSVQSVTGGIDALGTVTIRLEYQGQIFSGQASDTDIVVAAAYAYINAVNRLYRYLETQKSVLITS, via the coding sequence ATGAGTATGGAATCCACAGCAGATAGAGTTATCATCTTCGACACTACCCTGAGAGATGGCGAACAGTCTCCAGGTGCAACTCTGAATGTAGAAGAAAAGCTTGCGATCGCTCATCAACTTGCTCTCCTGGGTGTAGATGTAATTGAAGCTGGTTTTGCTGTGGCTAGTCCTGGGGATTTTCAAGCGGTGAAAACCATTGCTGAACAAGTCGGAACCCCAGATGGGCCAGTGATTTGTAGTTTGGCAAGAGCGGTACGCCAGGATATTCAAACCGCCGCCGAAGCGTTGAAAGGTGCAGCGCGTTCTCGCATTCACACGATGATTTCCACCTCGGATATTCACTTGCAATATCAGTTGAAAAAATCTCGGAGCGAAGTTTTGGCGATCGCAGAGGAAATGGTAGCCTATGCCAAGTCTTTTATAGACGATGTAGAATTTTCGCCGATGGATGCTAGCCGCACCGATCCAGAGTTTTTGTATCAGGTGTTAGAAAAAGCGATCACCGCAGGTGCAACTACAATCAACATTCCTGACACCGTTGGTTACTGCACACCCAAGGAAATGGGTAATTTAATTGCTGGGATTCGCCAAAACGTCCCTAATATTAACCAAGTAATTCTGTCAATTCACACACAAAATGATTTGGGTTTAGCAACAGCTAACGCTTTGGCAGCAATTGAAAACGGTGTACGTCAGGTAGAGTGTACGATTAACGGTATTGGCGAACGAGCCGGAAATGCAGCCTTAGAAGAAATTGTCATGGCTTTACAAGTTCGCAAACATTATTTCAATCCTTATTTTGGGCGTGCAGTAAATAGTGATGCACCCTTAACCAATATCAAAACCCAGGAAATTTACAAAACTTCCTCCTTGGTTTCTCAGTTAACAGGAATGCTGATTCAACCTAACAAAGCGATCGTTGGTGCTAACGCTTTCGCTCATGAGTCTGGTATTCATCAAGATGGGGTGATTAAGCATCGCCAGACTTACGAAATTATGGAAGCTGCATCTATCGGCTTGCCAGAAAACAAAATAGTTTTAGGTAAGCACTCTGGTAGAAATGCTTTTCGGACTCGGTTGAAAGAATTAGGCTTTAAATTGGGTGACGCGGAATTAAACAAAGCCTTCAATCGGTTTAAGGAAGTCGCCGATAAGAAAAAAGAAATGTCTGATTTGGATTTGGAAGCGATAGTTAGAGATGAAACCCAAATTCAAGTAGACAGTGGTTTCCAAATAGAACATGTGCAAGTAATTTGTGGTGACTGTACTTGTCCGACTGCAACTATCACCATTGTCACCCCTGACGGCAAAATTATCACCGATGCCAGTGTGGGTACGGGGCCAGTAGATGCTGTTTACCAAGCCATTAATCGCTTAGTGCAGATTCCCAATCAATTGATTGAGTTTTCTGTGCAGTCGGTGACGGGTGGAATTGATGCACTAGGAACAGTGACAATTCGTCTGGAATATCAAGGGCAGATATTCTCTGGACAAGCATCTGATACTGATATTGTAGTTGCGGCTGCTTATGCTTATATCAATGCTGTCAATCGTCTTTATCGGTATTTAGAAACGCAAAAGTCGGTTTTGATAACTTCTTGA
- a CDS encoding universal stress protein, whose amino-acid sequence MFNKILVAVNNTEVGKQVFEKAVSLAVATNAELLLLHVISPFDDDYLGASALDTQNAYGTTQVHSVEHYMGQWNNLKQEGIDFLTLLTNQAIAKGVTADFTQELGEPSRLICEIARSWNADLIILGRRGLHGLSEFLLGSVSNYVLHHAPCSVLTVQGISTTTPDTPVTLR is encoded by the coding sequence ATGTTTAACAAAATTTTAGTAGCGGTAAACAATACTGAAGTAGGTAAGCAAGTATTCGAGAAGGCTGTATCTTTGGCGGTGGCGACTAATGCTGAATTGTTGTTACTACACGTCATTTCGCCTTTTGATGACGATTACTTGGGTGCTAGTGCTTTGGATACGCAAAATGCTTATGGAACTACTCAAGTTCATAGTGTTGAGCATTACATGGGTCAGTGGAACAATCTCAAGCAAGAGGGAATAGACTTTTTGACGCTGCTGACTAATCAAGCGATCGCTAAAGGTGTAACAGCTGATTTTACTCAAGAATTGGGTGAGCCTAGTCGGTTGATTTGTGAAATTGCCCGTAGTTGGAACGCTGACTTAATTATTTTAGGTCGTCGGGGTTTACATGGTTTGAGTGAGTTTCTGCTTGGTAGTGTTAGCAATTATGTCTTACATCATGCTCCTTGTTCAGTGTTAACAGTACAAGGGATTAGTACCACTACTCCAGATACCCCTGTGACTCTAAGGTAA